The Planococcus halocryophilus nucleotide sequence TTTTTCAAAAGAAACACGTTTTAAAGAACAGTATTTAGCATTTGATGACCCACATGGACTCCATTTGGAATTAGTTGAAAGACAAGAGGGAGAGTCAAATAGTTGGGAAACTCAAGGAGTAACAAAAAATGTGGCGATTAAAGGATTTGGTGGCGCAACATTGTACACAGCTAACGCAGAAAAAACGGCTGAGTTATTAGAAACGGTTATGGGTCTAGAAAGAGTTGAGGAAGAAGATGACTTATTGCGTTTCCGGGCAGCGAGTGAAATTGGAAATATGATTGATGTGAAATTATCTCCTGTTGGTGTAGGACAGATGGGAGTTGGAACGGTTCACCACATCGCTTGGCGTGCACAAGACGATGCCGACCAAATGGATTGGAAAGAACGAATAGAAACATACGGATTAGGTGTGACACCGGTTCAAGATCGCCAGTATTTTAACGCGATTTATTTCCGTGAATATGGAGACATCTTATTTGAGATTGCGACAGACCCACCAGGATTTGCGATAGATGAATCACCGGATTCGTTAGGGGAAAACTTGATGCTACCGGAACAGTATGTACAGCATCGAAAAAATATTCAACGTCTATTACCGCCTATTCAAGTACGGAATTTGGATGAATAAAAAAGAAGCATCTCTGAGTTTGTCTCAGAGGTGCTTCTTTATGGTTATTTCGAAATCATGCTTCTTAACATCAAATTGATGTTTTGAGGTCTTTCAGCGAGTCTTCTCATATAGTATGCATACCAGTCCTGTCCAAAAGGAACATAGGTTGTAAAAGCATAACCTTCTTTGGCTAAGTCTTTTTGCATTTCAGAACGAAAACCATATAACATCTGAAATTCAAAGCGATTCAGAGGAATGTTTTCTTCTTTTACGAATGCTTTTACTTTTTCAATAATATGGTGATCATGTGTGGCAATCGAAGTAAATCCAGGAGATTGAAGATGAATCTTAATGAGCTTTAAATAATTTTCATCGACTTCGTGCTTTTCCTGGAACGAAACTTCTGAACTTTCTTTATAAGCACCTTTTACTAGGCGAAGTCGAACGTCTTTTAAGGTTTCCAAATCTTTTTCAGATCGATACAAATAGGCTTGGATAACTGTACCCACATTCTCATACTCTGCACGTAAGGCTTCAAGTATATCGAGTGTTTGTTGTAAGTGATCATAATCTTCCATATCTAAGTTAATGAAGATGTCATAGCGGGAAGCTTCTGCTAGGATTTCCTGAATGTTTTTTAAGCAAAAATCAAAATCCACATCCAACCCAATCTGAGTCAGTTTCACAGACATATGCGCATTTACTCCGTAAATTTGTATGGATTCAAGTGTCTTGATTATAGCCTCTTTGGCTTTTGTTGCTTCTTCTTTTGTGTGAACAAATTCACCAAGACTATCGATTGTTGCACTAATACCATTGGCATTCAGTTCCTTTACTGACTGCATCATGCTGGCGATGTCAGTTCCGGCGACGACTTTTCCGGCCCCTAATTTCAGTCCCCATTTTTTGGCTGCACTATTTAGTGGTTGGTTTTTGGACAATGCAATAAAGAAATTTTTTGTTACACCCACTTTTAATTCCCCCTATACTGTTAAAGCGCTTTGCATTCAGATAAGCTTTCATACAGGA carries:
- a CDS encoding ring-cleaving dioxygenase, with the protein product MPKKSMGIHHITAIVGDPQENVDFYAGVLGLHLVKKTVNFDDPETYHLYFGDETAKPGTIITFFPWGNAYKGKIGDGQVGVTTYAVPVGALAFWEERLEKFNVPFSKETRFKEQYLAFDDPHGLHLELVERQEGESNSWETQGVTKNVAIKGFGGATLYTANAEKTAELLETVMGLERVEEEDDLLRFRAASEIGNMIDVKLSPVGVGQMGVGTVHHIAWRAQDDADQMDWKERIETYGLGVTPVQDRQYFNAIYFREYGDILFEIATDPPGFAIDESPDSLGENLMLPEQYVQHRKNIQRLLPPIQVRNLDE
- a CDS encoding proline dehydrogenase family protein, whose protein sequence is MGVTKNFFIALSKNQPLNSAAKKWGLKLGAGKVVAGTDIASMMQSVKELNANGISATIDSLGEFVHTKEEATKAKEAIIKTLESIQIYGVNAHMSVKLTQIGLDVDFDFCLKNIQEILAEASRYDIFINLDMEDYDHLQQTLDILEALRAEYENVGTVIQAYLYRSEKDLETLKDVRLRLVKGAYKESSEVSFQEKHEVDENYLKLIKIHLQSPGFTSIATHDHHIIEKVKAFVKEENIPLNRFEFQMLYGFRSEMQKDLAKEGYAFTTYVPFGQDWYAYYMRRLAERPQNINLMLRSMISK